GGATAGAAGCAATCACCTTACCGGCAACAGAGTCAGCAAGGCGGTTAGACACCTATATAATGGCGACTCATAGTATCACTTTATCAGAAAGCGTGGCTGAGATGGTTAGCGCAGCAGCAGAGCGCTTTGGTACGACGCCTTATCTGGTTATGCTTACCGTCTTCCAAATGACATTACAACGTTATAGTGGTCAACAGGATGTGTTAGTCGGCGTACCCGTTGCAAACCGACATTTAGCCGAAACTTTGGGTGTGATCGGTTTTTTTGTCAATACTCAAGTCAGCGCCCTACGAATTCAAGATAGCGATAGCTTTGCGACACTGATAGCGCAAGCAAAAGATCATCATCACTTTGCGCAATCTAATCAAGATTTACCATTTGAACAGCTTATCGACGCGCTAGCCGTTGAGCGAGTCAATGGCACACATCCGCTCTTTCAGGTGATGTTTAACTATTTACGTCGTGATAAACAAAGTGCCAAAAAACTAAATAATATCGCGTTAACCCATACCCAAGCGCATCGCTTTACTATGCCGTTTGATTTACATTTAGACATTATTGATATTCAAGGTGAAGGCGTTCAGTGCCACTTTTATTACGCTAAGGAGCTATATCAAGCGTGTTTTATCGCGCAATTGCAAACTGCATTTTTGTCTGCGCTTACTCACCTTAGTGCATTAGCTGCGGTGCCAGTGACACAGGCAAGTTTATGGCAAGGTGATGTTGTGAGTCGATTGCCAAGTGGTCCGCGTGTTCAAGCGCCTGATGATCTGCTTACTCAGCTACAGCGATATGGCCATCGGCAGCCAGCAGCGATAGCGGTTTCAGGTGCATCAGGGGCGCTCACCTACAAAGAGCTGGTACAACTTAGTGATAAAGTTGCTGCAATACTGCAAGCGCAAGGCCTCAAACCACAAAGCTTAGTGGGGCTGAGAATGTCCCGTGATATCGCATCATTAGTGTGTATTTTTGGTATCTTAAAAGCAGGAATGGCGTACGTTCCTATTGACGCTTCACTGCCTATATCACGACAGCAATATCTTATTAAGAATAGTCAGCTTACACTCGTGGTGAGCGATTTTGAAGCCATACCTGAGATAAGCTGCGAGCAATTGAGTTATCGGCAACTAATGACTCAATCGAGCACAGAACTTGTGTTGCCATCACGTGATGGTAAACAACTCGCTTACGTGCTCTATACATCGGGCTCTACGGGATTACCAAAAGGAGTAGCTGTCACCTTAGCGGGGCTAAACAACTACTTAGCGGACGCAAGCTCGCGTTATATGCATGACTGTAAGCGTGCGGTGGTGAGCTCGACCTTGTCTTTTGATGCAACGATCACTAGCTTGCTTGTGCCTATCTACGCGGGTAAAAGCGTGCAGATGATAAATCAAGATGACGCACTGCTAAATCATGTTGCAGATAGTATTCAACAAGCAACTGAAGATACCTTATTTAAACTCACACCTGCGCATCTTGATGGGCTATTAAGCCTTGGTCGTGACATCGTTTCGTCGTGCCACCACTGTTTTGTTATAGGTGGTGATAAGTTGATGTCTGGTACTGTTAGTAAGCTTCGCCGACAGCTAGTCAATAGCCGATTCATTAATGAGTATGGCCCGACAGAAACGGTGGTAGGGTGCTCTGCATATACGGTGACGCCTAAGTCGTGTGTAGATTATACCGTTCAGCCTATCTCCAATGCGTTAAGTAATACCATGCTATTTGTGCTGGATAAGTACCTGAATCACTGTCCCGCCAACGCGGTTGGGGAGCTTTACATTGCCGGGGCGGGACTTGCTCAAGGTTATGTTGGACGTGCTGATTTGACCGCTGAACGCTTTATTGCGAACCCATTTAGTGATGATGGCAGCCGTTTATATCGCACAGGAGATATCGTGCGCTACGAAGCGGATGGGACTTTGTTGTATCTCGGACGCAGTGATAATCAGGTTAAAATTCGCGGTTATCGTATTGAGCTTGCAGAAATAGAAGCGCAGCTTTGCGCTTTGCAAAACATAGATGAAGCAACCGTAATAGTTGATGAAAGCGCAAATTCCTCACGCATTATCGGATATGTTGTGGCCAGTGAAATTGATGAGCAGGAAGTACTTTCTCAGTTAGCAAAGTATCTGCCTCAATACATGTTGCCATCCACCATCATCGCTTTAGAGCGCTTACCATTTACGGTGAATGGCAAAGTAGATAAAGCTGCGTTACCAAAAGTGGATATACAAGCTGATATAAACTTTGTTGCACCACAAGGAGCAATAGAGCTATTGGTTGCTGGGTTATGGCAAGCCCAGCTTGGTCTTGAGCAAGTGAGTCGACACGATAGTTTTTTTAAACTAGGCGGGGACTCCATTATTGCACTGCGCTTTATCGCCGCTCTCAGTCAAGCGCTTGGCTACAGCGTAGCGCTTAAAACGCTGTTGCTAAGCCCTGTACTGTCGCAGTTTGCAAAGGCGATTGAATTGGCACAAGGTACTATTACAGCGCTCGAAAAAAGGCCACAGGATCTCCCTGTTGTGGTGTCGCCAGGGCAAAGAAGTTTATGGGTTGCGCATCAGCTTGCAGCAAATAAGGGCCAAGCCATGAGTTACAACATGTTTGGTGGTGTTGATTTACGCGGCAACTTGGATATAGACAAATTACAATACGCATTAGATAAGTTAGTTGAGCAACAGTCTGCGCTGCGGACGCGGTTTGAAGAAATAGAAGGTGAAATTAGGCTAGTGACCGTTGCTCACAATCGTATTGTGATTGAACAACAGGATTTAATTGCATTGACTGAAAGTGCAAAAATGCATGCGCTCGCAGAACAACAGCAGCAACTGTCATTGCACCAATTCGACCTTGCAGCACTTCCCCTTATTAAAGTTAAGGCCGTTTGGCTTGCGCCAGACCATCTACGTTTGCTGGTGAATATGCATCATATTATTTCTGACGGTTGGTCCATTGCGATTTTTATTGAATCGTTGAGTCAATTTTATGGTGATACTGATCAAGTGAAAGGGGCTGAAATTCCCTATGACTATGCTGATTTTGCGTATTGGCAACAGCGGCGTTTACTAAGTGAAGAAGCAACTAAGCAACAAAGCTACTGGCGCAATACATTACGTGATGCACCTGCACTTTCGTTATTTCCTGCGCATAAGCCTTTATCTGAGCAGGCTAGCGATCTGGGAGAAGAAGTGCGATTGGTGTTATCTGTTGAGCAAAGTGAGCAGCTTAGGGCGTTTGCCAAAGCACAGAATGTTTCTCTAAACTCGGTAATGATGACCGCGTACTTATTGTTCTTACAATTTGTGACCAAACAACAAGACTTAGTGATCGGGACTGATCTCGCTGGCAGAGAAGTACCGGAGTTGGAGGCTATCATAGGTTATTTTGTGAAAGTCCTCCCTGTTAGAACCCAGCTATCTTCAGCCGCCACCATGGAAGAAATACTGAAAGAAGTGCACCATGCGTTAGCTGTGACGGTGGAACATCAATTGATGAGCTTAGATGAAATAATTAAGCAAGTGAATCCACCCAGAAACCAGTTTAATGCTCCGATCCTACAGCAACTATTTGTAATGCAAAATGCGCCAAAGCCAAGTTGGCAAGTAAAGGGTGTCTCATTTTCCCCCGCCGATATTGATTTGCCTAAGTACAGCAAGTTTGCCAATGCGTTATTTGTTACCCCTAATGACGAAATTGAATGTACTTGGTTATATCGAAAAGCGCTTTATGATCAACCCGCTATGGCGGCTTGGCTGGAGCAATGGAGTCAGCTTCTATTATCTCTCACAGCAAAGCCAAATACGGTGATTAGCGAACTCTATCGTTCTATATCATCTGCTACAAACAATAGGCCAAAGCTCAATAAGTTTGCCAAATTTAAATCGCGGTAAGTGATTACTGAGCGATAACGATAAAAGCCAAGTGAGTAGGCTTGGCTTTTAAAATGAAAAGTAAATTTCAATAGCGCTATACCGTCTTACTGATACTTTGGCCGCCTCGCGGTGTCAACTTTGAAGATAGGCATGGTGTAAATATGCAAGATGATTTTTTAGCGGATATTGATAGCGATATATTGAGTTTACTGTTAGAGCAAGATGCCAGCGAAGGGATCCCTCATCTATCCGGTCATACCGCACCCTTATCATATTTACAGCAACAGCTTTGGACGCTGCAAGCATTAGATGAGTCGAATACAAGTTATCTTATGCCTGTCGTTTTTGAAGTTCATGGTCAAGTCGATGCCGTCAAGTTAGAGTTGGCTTTACAAGCTGTGATTGCCAATCACAGTGTATTTAGAACGCAATTTATCGCAAATGGTAATGAGCCAACACAAGTTGAGCTAGACAGTGCTGTTTTTTCGTTAGAACAAGTTCGTAGTGATAAATGCAGAGCGAGTTATCTGGCGAGCGAAGAATTAAAAACTTGGTTAATGACAGCTAACGATTTAACACAAGTGCCGCAACTCAAAGCTCAACTCATCAGTTGCGCCGATCAGTTGCAAATTCTAGCATTAAGTTATCATCACCTCGTTTCTGATGGTTGGTCTAACAACCTGATTTTGGCCGATCTAAAAAGCGCCTATCAGGGACTTACCTTGTCTAAGCCTGCATTACGTTACCTTGATTTTGCACATTGGCAACGCAGCGAACTGTCTGACACGCATCCTGCCATTGGGTTTTGGCAGCATTATTTAAGTGCCCCGCGACAACCAGTGCAATTACACCAGCAGCGTATCACGTCTAATAAGCTAAGCTCAGAAGGCGCGCGTCAGCAATTTACGCTCAATACGCCGTTAGGTGTGGAGCTTAATGATTTTTGTAAACGAAATCAGGTCACGCCGTTTGCATCCTTGCTGGCGGTATGGCAGTTATTGTTATCTCGCCACCAAGGGAATGATCAATTTGTTGTTGGAGTCCCCAACGCGGGTCGCTCGCAAGAGCAAGTGCAAGACATCGTTGGCTGCTTTATTACCACGCAAGCCTATCGCTGTGAGGCCCATGCTGCTCGATCTTTTATTGATGTTGTGAAACGAATACAAGGACATGCACTTACTTGCACGCAATACAGTGATGTACCGTTTGAATATGTGTTGTCGGTGTTACCAGAGCATCGCGCTGAGCAGTATCAAGGTAGTTTTTTTCAAGTGGGGTTTGATTGCCAACCGCAGTTACAAGGACAACTCAATTTCGCTGATTTCTCGCTTGAACCTGTCGTGGGGGGCAATACACAGAGTAAGTTTGCCATTGCGCTATCGGTGCAAACTAGCGAGGCCAATATAGCGTGTGAAATTGAGTACGATCTCGCGCAGTTTGATCTCCAATATATACAGACATTACAACGAGAGTTTTGTTTGCTGCTTACCCATGCGCTCGGACATGAAAATGAGACCATTGGCAATTGGATTGATGTGGCCTACGAAAATCAGCGCCCATATTTACCTGAAAGTAACGCGAGTAAGGGTAAAACCTTGGCTCAAGTTGAGAAGTTAACGCACACCTTAATTCGCCAACAGGCACTTGCCACGCCAACAAATACCGCAATGATTTTTCAAGATCATCACTTTGATTATCAGTGGTTAGAAGCACATGCTAACTATATTGCCTCACAACTACAAACTTGTGGAGTGCAGGCTGGGGAGGTTGTGGGTATTGCACTGCCAAGGTCCCCTTATTTAATAGCAAGCTTGCTGGCGTGCTTTAAGTCTGGAGTGACCTATTTACCACTGGACGCTAAGCTGCCCGAAGATAAGCTAACTCACATGATAGAAGATAGCGGCTGTGTTTTGGTATTGGGCGAGCAATTGCACTTATCATCACTTCCTTTGATAGCGGAAGATGCATTAGTTTGCTCGGATACATCGGGTTGGTTTACACAAGACTTAGCAATTAACGTCCATCCCGAGCATATCGCTTATCTTAACTACACCTCTGGCTCGACGGGTCAAGCGAAAGGGGTGGCGGTAGCACATGGAGCGCTTAGCCGTTATATATTTACGGCAGGTGATTTTATTAATCTTACTCAACAAGATGTGGTTTTACAGTTTGCGACGGCGAACTTTGATGCCTTTGTTGAGCAGGTCTTCCCAACCTTGGTGGTTGGCGCTGCACTGGTTATTCGAGACGATAGCTTGTGGGATGCACAACAATTATTTGAGCAGGCCAGTAAACATCGCATCAGTGTTATGGACTTAAGTGCCGCTTATTGGCGCCAAGTAGCTGAAGATTGGTGTTATTTAATGCCCAAGCACAATTGGCGCTTACCGGCTTTACGACAGGTGCATTCCGGTGGCGAAGCCATGTCAAAACAAGCAATCAGCGCTTGGCGACAAGCAGGCTTGGCAGACGTAAAATTGGTCAATACCTATGGACCCACCGAAATTGTGGTGGAGGCCGCAATCTTTGATTGTACTGAGATCGATGTTGCGCATATCGACTCTGTTCCTATTGGTACTGCCATTGCAGAGCGTAAACTCTATGTACTAGATACAGAGCTAAACTTAGTACCACAAGGGCAAGCGGGTGAACTCTATATCGGAGGCGATATTCTGGCTCAGGGTTACTTTGACCGAGCCGGTCAAACTGCAGCAAGCTTTGTGGCCGACCCATTTAGTGATTCAGGCAAACGTTTATATCGCACTGGAGATTTGGTGAGATGGAACGAACACGCGCAACTTGAGTTTATTGGCCGAGTCGATAACCAAGTCAAAATCCGTGGTTTCCGAGTCGAGATTGAAGAAGTAGAGCTTAAATTACGTGCGATGGCAGGCGTGAGTGATGTGGCTGTTGTCGCTCAGCAGCATGCAGGAACAACTAGGTTACTCGCTTATCTCTGTTCACATAGAACGGCACAAGACATTCAAGCCGATACCAGAGCGGCGCTACCCGAATACATGGTTCCTGCAGTATTTATACTAATGGATAGTCTGCCACTGAACGCCAATGGCAAAGTGGATCGTTCAGCTTTACCTGCACCCAAGCACCAAGAGCAAACGCAAATCACGGCCTGTGTTGGTGAGGTTGAGCAATTGATCGCTGCAATCTGGTGCAAATTATTTAATCTGGAGCAAATTGGCCGAGATGATAACTTTTTTGCGCTCGGTGGCGACTCGATAATTTGTTTACAAATGGTGTCTTTGTGTCGTCAAGCCGGTTGGGAAGTCTCACCTGGAGATGTATTTGAAGCGCAAACCGTAGCGAGTATAGCGGCGCTTGCCGTCAAGTTGGCTGAGCCAAATCCGAGCGACATGGAAGAAGTTAAAGGGCATGCACCACTTTTGCCTATTCAGCAGGCCTTTTTTGAGCAGCGAGAGCATGCACCAAATCATTACAACCAAGCGGTCATGTTGCGCTTGGAGCAAGCGTTGGATTGGCATGTACTCCAGCAAGTGATAGGCCGACTCATTCAGCATCATGATGCCCTAAGGCTAACATTTAGCAAGGACAGTCAAGGTTATTGGCAACAATCTTTTGGCGATTATCACGAGTCGATGCTGGCGCAGGTTTTCACAATGCATCAAGTGGAGTGTGAACAGCTCACTCCGCTGGCAGAGGAAATACAAGCAAGCTTGAATATTCAAGATGGGCCTTTGATGCGTGCGGCAGTGATGACAGTAGCCGACGGCAGCTATCGTGTCTTGCTGGTGGTTCATCACTTGGTGATTGATGGCGTGTCTTGGCGCATTGTGTTGGATGATTTAGCAACTGGCTATGAGCAGTTGCTAAATTCTGCTGATTGGCAGCCACCAGCCAAGTCGAGCAGTGTGAAAAAGTGGGCCGAAGCGCTACAGCACTATGCTGAAGCGTTTGCTGATGAAGCTAATTTTTGGCATATGCAAACCGCGTCTCCTTTACCTTTCCCATATAAGAATGCAGACGCAAGTGCAGTTGAAGCCAACGTAGCAACCGCAGAACATCAATGTTCTGTAGAGCTCACAACACAGTTACTGACCCAAGCAAGTCGGCCATATCGCACTCAAGTTAATGACTTATTATTGAGTGCGCTGAGTGAGGCGGTGTATCGCTGGCTAGGAAAAGATGAATATGTGCTCCATTTGGAAGGACATGGTCGAGAGCCTTGGCAATCAGAGATTGATTTGAGTCGAACTGTGGGTTGGTTTACCGCTATGTTCCCGCTAAAACTATCGCGCCACGGCAACTGGCTCGACACGATTACTGGCATAAAAGAGGCTTTGCGTAGGATCCCAAATAAAGGAATTGGCTATGGCGCACTTAAGTATGCCAATTCCACCACACCTACACATTCGCCAGAAATTGCGGATATAGAATTTAACTATTTAGGTCAGTTAGACAATAACTTTACCAGTGATGGTATATGGCAACCTGCTGTTGAATCTACAGGGGCAAGCCATAATGGCTTGGCAAAGGTGACGAGTGAGCTGGCGATACAAGCACAGGTCTTAGGAGGGCAGCTCCAGATCCGCGCAAGTTTTGTTGAGGCTCGACTGAGCACAGGCGCAGTGAATGATTTTATGAGATTGTTCCAGCAATGCTTGGAGGAGTTGGTAAGCCACTGCGAAACAGCAACCGCAAAACTAAGTCGGTCTGATGTGCCACTAGCGCAACTCTCGGACGACACATTACGTCAGTTAGATGCTGAGAAAATCAGCAAAGTTTATCCTCTTTCAGCGATGCAAGAAGGCATGCTTTTCCACGCTTTGTACAGTGACAATAGTGCTTACATAAATCAAATGCAGTTCGCTGTAACCGGTTTAGATATAGACGCATTTAGCGCTGCTTGGCAACGAGTGACAGATCGCCATGATGCGTTAAGAACGGGCTTACTCACCCAGGTCACGCCGCCACATCAATATGTTGTTACATCGCATCAGGCAGATATCACGGTACTTGATTGGTCTATGAAAAGCCGAGATGTACAGGCTGAACTCGGTCAGTTGGCAAAGCAGCAAGTGGCATCAGGCTTTAATTTAGAGAAAGACATTGGCTTTAACCGTGTGGTTATCGTTCGACTCAATGCCACGCAATACAGAGTTATTTGGACCAATCACCATTTATTCACTGACGGCTGGAGTGCTTCTCGAATGATGGGCGAACTACTTAGTGCCTATCAAGGACAAGCGCTGACGGCTGTAACTGGTCAGTACGACAGTTATATTGCGTTTTTACAAGCACAAGACCAAGTGCAGAATAGCCGTTATTGGCAACAGCAGTTACAACTATTGAGTGAGCCTTGCTCGCTGTTCAATCAAGCGGAAAAATCGCATGTAGCAGAAAACCAAGCCGGTCAAACAAGCAGGATTATTGACTCCACACGGACCGAAACCCTCCTGTCTTTTTGTCGTCGCCAGCAGATCACGGTAAACACGTTGATCCAAGCCGCATGGTCATTGGTATTGAAAACCGCTCTCGGACGCAATGCCGTCTGTTTTGGCTCGGTGACCTCAGGGCGACCACCGCAGCTTCCCCAAAGTGATAGCATGCTCGGTTTGTTTATCAATACGTTGCCGACCATAGTAACGCTGGAGCCAGAATTGCCCGTTGGACAATGGTTGCAGCAGCTACAACGCCAAGGCATGGCTGCACGTGAGCATGAATATACTCCCTTAAGTGATGTTCAAAAATGGGCAAGAGAAGGAGGATTGGACTGCCCAAATGGATTATTTGATACATTGGTTGTCTTTGAAAACTACCCGATAGCGGAGGCACTTCAGCAAGCTGATAAGGGATCCACGCAATTCGAGCTTGTGGCTAGCCGCGAAGAGACGGATTACCCACTGACGGTATCGATTTCACAGCAAGAGACCATCGACATTGCTTTTCACTACCAACTCGCAGCATTAAATAATGTTGAGGCAAAGCACTTACTTGAGCGCTTTGTACTTATTATTTCGCAGTTGGCGCAAGGGGTGATGCAGCCGCTTGGCAATATAACCGCATTGAGTGCGGAGCAGGAAAAGGCATTACTTGAACTTGGTGATCCCCGAAGCAGGCAGGAAACACAAAAAGTCGATATTATTGAATGCTTATACCAGCAAGCTGAGATACATCAGCATAGTGCACGGATCCACTTTGAAGACCAGTCACTGAGTTATCAGGCTCTGTTGGCACATAGCGAAAAGATAGCCGATGGTCTCCAACGCCAAGGGATCCACCGTGAAGATCGTGTTGCATTATTAATGAGGACAGGACTCGATACGCTCGCAAGTATCTTAGCCATTTGGCAGCTTGGTGCAATATACGTCCCTCTTGATTCCGACTCTCCAGAATCCCGTCTGCATGATATCCTTGCAGTGAGTAAACCGCGATTGGTGCTACATCAAGGGAAAGGGCTTGAGCACTGTGCTGTTGAGCAAATTTCTCTTAGCAATATCATAAACCTAGCGAGCCACGCTAAGCGAGAAGTATCTATTCAGCATCCACAGCAATTGGCATACCTGGTGTTTACCTCAGGCTCTACTGGCAAACCAAAAGGGGTTGCGGTCACACGAGCTGCACTATTGAGCCATTGTTTGGCAATAGCCGATGCTTATCAATACAAGGCCGCCGATCATGCTTTGGCATTTGCTTCATTGGGCTTTGATGCTGGGCTTGAGCAGGTTTTTGTGCCGTTGTTAATGGGTGCCCAACTCACTATGGTGAATGGTAAAACGCTATTACCAGAGCAGTGTAGTGAACTCATCACTGCCAAGCAGATCAATATCGTCGACTTACCGCGCGCCTATTTACAGCACTTACCGCATCTTGATGCGGTTCGCTTGTGCATTGTGGGTGGCGAGGCTTGGCCAGTGCAAGAACTACTTCAATGGCGTCAGCGTGCACCTCACACACAATTTATCAATGCTTATGGGCCAACAGAAACAGTGATCACGCCGACCATTTGGCAAGACGATAACACTTCATTGCTCGACAGCGTTTATGTGCCGATTGGTTCAGTCGTTGGCGAGCGTCATGCCTACGTGTTGAGCGAAGAGCTTAACCTTACGCCGCAAGGTGGAATTGGTGAATTGTACATTGCAGGTACGTTGGCACAAGGTTATTTTGCTAGAGCGGATTTAACCGCAGAGCGCTTTATCGCAAACCCATTTAGCGATAAAGGCGAGCGCTTATATCGTACAGGTGATCTGGTGCGTTGGGGCAAGCAAGGCGAACTTGTTTATCACGGGCGTGCGGATCAACAAGTTAAAGTACGCGGTTATCGAATTGAATTGGCTGAAATCGAAAAGCAGATCACGGCAATACCTAGCGTAAATAGTGCACTGGTCCGTCTGCAAGAAACTCAGCAAGGGGCACAGCTAGTTGCTTATGTGATAGGAGAGGATCTGGATCTCAATGCGCTGCAAACACAAGCTCAGCAGAGGTTACCTGATTATATGCAACCGGCTCATTGGTTTGCATTGGCCCAATTTCCGTTGACTATAAACGGAAAAGTAGATGTAAAAGCGTTACCTCAGCCCTCACGGCAAGCAAGCCAAACTGAAAGCCATGCAATGAACACTCACGAAAAGCAACTGGCGGTGATTTGGCAGGCGCTATTAGGCGTTGAAGCATCATTCCATAGCCAATTTTTCCATGCGGGTGGGGATTCTATTCTAGCTATGAGGTTGACCTCGCAAATCAATCAAACATTTGGATTGAATCTAGGGGTCAGGGAAATCTTTGAGCACAGTGAATTTACTGCGTTGGCACAATATATCGCTGAGCAGCATCAAGCGAATAGGGAAGCTGAAGCGGTTGCACTACAAGCACTGCCTTTCGAGCAGCAAGTGCCCGTATCGGCGGAGCAGCGTAGTCTCTGGATCACGGACAAATTAAGTGAAGAAAAAGATAAAGCGGCTTATAACATCACTACGAGTGTGAATCTCTTTGGTGAGCTTGACGTGGTAAGTCTGCAGCAAGCATTTACTCTGTTACTGGCGTGGCATCGTACGTTCAGTTATCGCTTTATTGAGTTAGAAGGAGATGTGGTTGCGCTTTACAGTGAGGAAAATGAACTGAATTGGCAGTTCGTGAAACTGACTGATAGCTTAGAGCAAAATACGCAAGAGGCGACCGAGTTGCGTCAACACTTCGAGCGCACACCGTTTGATTTAGCACAAGATGTTTTACTAAGAGTGTTGCTGGTCGAGATTGCGGATAAACACTATCAGTTAACCATTAATATGCATCACATCGTCAGTGATGGGTGGTCTATGGGTAACCTGGTGCAGCAGGTTGGTGAGTTTTATTTGGCACAGGTTGAGAAACGCGAAGCCGTTTTACCCGCGCTGCAAGTTCAATATAGTGATTATGCTAAGTGGCAGCAGCTGCGCTTGGTAAGTGATGAGGCGCGCGAGGTTGCTCAGTATTGGCGTACTCAATTGGCCGATGCACCTATGCAAACCCTGATCCCACTGCATTCACCGCGTCCTGAAAATAGTGATACAAAAGGTGAAGTCATCGACTTTACCATCGTGGCTGAGGTACGCCAAGCCATCGAGCAGTTGGCGCAACATCAGCAGTGTTCTGTCTTTAGTGTACTACTGGCAAGCTACGCGGCGTGGTTGTATGAAATAACTGGGCAGCAAGATTTAGTGCTAGGCACTGATCTGTCGGGACGAGAACATGCCGACCTAGAACCTTTGATCGGGTATTTTATTAGGGTACTTCCATTGCGTATCCGCCTTACTGGCGCTATGGGCTTTGCTGAGCTGTGTGCGCATGTTCAACACACCTTACTCGATGTACAAAGCAATCAGTTGTTTACCTTAGATGGCGTGATTAATGAGGTCGGAGTACAAAGAACTGCGGGGTTGTCGCCATTATTCCAACAGCTTTTTGTAATGCAAAATACGCCAAAGCCGGATTGGCCAATTGAAGGGCTCAATATGGAAGGGCTCTCCTCTACAGATACATCGAGCAAGTTTGACTCAGCAATCTTTATTGATGCTCAAAAGAGCGCTTATCAAGGTCGTTGTTATTACAAGAGCGGACTATATCGACGAGATAAAATGCAAGTTGCACTGGATAGATGGTTAGCGTTG
This portion of the Pseudoalteromonas sp. GCY genome encodes:
- a CDS encoding non-ribosomal peptide synthetase, whose product is MQDDFLADIDSDILSLLLEQDASEGIPHLSGHTAPLSYLQQQLWTLQALDESNTSYLMPVVFEVHGQVDAVKLELALQAVIANHSVFRTQFIANGNEPTQVELDSAVFSLEQVRSDKCRASYLASEELKTWLMTANDLTQVPQLKAQLISCADQLQILALSYHHLVSDGWSNNLILADLKSAYQGLTLSKPALRYLDFAHWQRSELSDTHPAIGFWQHYLSAPRQPVQLHQQRITSNKLSSEGARQQFTLNTPLGVELNDFCKRNQVTPFASLLAVWQLLLSRHQGNDQFVVGVPNAGRSQEQVQDIVGCFITTQAYRCEAHAARSFIDVVKRIQGHALTCTQYSDVPFEYVLSVLPEHRAEQYQGSFFQVGFDCQPQLQGQLNFADFSLEPVVGGNTQSKFAIALSVQTSEANIACEIEYDLAQFDLQYIQTLQREFCLLLTHALGHENETIGNWIDVAYENQRPYLPESNASKGKTLAQVEKLTHTLIRQQALATPTNTAMIFQDHHFDYQWLEAHANYIASQLQTCGVQAGEVVGIALPRSPYLIASLLACFKSGVTYLPLDAKLPEDKLTHMIEDSGCVLVLGEQLHLSSLPLIAEDALVCSDTSGWFTQDLAINVHPEHIAYLNYTSGSTGQAKGVAVAHGALSRYIFTAGDFINLTQQDVVLQFATANFDAFVEQVFPTLVVGAALVIRDDSLWDAQQLFEQASKHRISVMDLSAAYWRQVAEDWCYLMPKHNWRLPALRQVHSGGEAMSKQAISAWRQAGLADVKLVNTYGPTEIVVEAAIFDCTEIDVAHIDSVPIGTAIAERKLYVLDTELNLVPQGQAGELYIGGDILAQGYFDRAGQTAASFVADPFSDSGKRLYRTGDLVRWNEHAQLEFIGRVDNQVKIRGFRVEIEEVELKLRAMAGVSDVAVVAQQHAGTTRLLAYLCSHRTAQDIQADTRAALPEYMVPAVFILMDSLPLNANGKVDRSALPAPKHQEQTQITACVGEVEQLIAAIWCKLFNLEQIGRDDNFFALGGDSIICLQMVSLCRQAGWEVSPGDVFEAQTVASIAALAVKLAEPNPSDMEEVKGHAPLLPIQQAFFEQREHAPNHYNQAVMLRLEQALDWHVLQQVIGRLIQHHDALRLTFSKDSQGYWQQSFGDYHESMLAQVFTMHQVECEQLTPLAEEIQASLNIQDGPLMRAAVMTVADGSYRVLLVVHHLVIDGVSWRIVLDDLATGYEQLLNSADWQPPAKSSSVKKWAEALQHYAEAFADEANFWHMQTASPLPFPYKNADASAVEANVATAEHQCSVELTTQLLTQASRPYRTQVNDLLLSALSEAVYRWLGKDEYVLHLEGHGREPWQSEIDLSRTVGWFTAMFPLKLSRHGNWLDTITGIKEALRRIPNKGIGYGALKYANSTTPTHSPEIADIEFNYLGQLDNNFTSDGIWQPAVESTGASHNGLAKVTSELAIQAQVLGGQLQIRASFVEARLSTGAVNDFMRLFQQCLEELVSHCETATAKLSRSDVPLAQLSDDTLRQLDAEKISKVYPLSAMQEGMLFHALYSDNSAYINQMQFAVTGLDIDAFSAAWQRVTDRHDALRTGLLTQVTPPHQYVVTSHQADITVLDWSMKSRDVQAELGQLAKQQVASGFNLEKDIGFNRVVIVRLNATQYRVIWTNHHLFTDGWSASRMMGELLSAYQGQALTAVTGQYDSYIAFLQAQDQVQNSRYWQQQLQLLSEPCSLFNQAEKSHVAENQAGQTSRIIDSTRTETLLSFCRRQQITVNTLIQAAWSLVLKTALGRNAVCFGSVTSGRPPQLPQSDSMLGLFINTLPTIVTLEPELPVGQWLQQLQRQGMAAREHEYTPLSDVQKWAREGGLDCPNGLFDTLVVFENYPIAEALQQADKGSTQFELVASREETDYPLTVSISQQETIDIAFHYQLAALNNVEAKHLLERFVLIISQLAQGVMQPLGNITALSAEQEKALLELGDPRSRQETQKVDIIECLYQQAEIHQHSARIHFEDQSLSYQALLAHSEKIADGLQRQGIHREDRVALLMRTGLDTLASILAIWQLGAIYVPLDSDSPESRLHDILAVSKPRLVLHQGKGLEHCAVEQISLSNIINLASHAKREVSIQHPQQLAYLVFTSGSTGKPKGVAVTRAALLSHCLAIADAYQYKAADHALAFASLGFDAGLEQVFVPLLMGAQLTMVNGKTLLPEQCSELITAKQINIVDLPRAYLQHLPHLDAVRLCIVGGEAWPVQELLQWRQRAPHTQFINAYGPTETVITPTIWQDDNTSLLDSVYVPIGSVVGERHAYVLSEELNLTPQGGIGELYIAGTLAQGYFARADLTAERFIANPFSDKGERLYRTGDLVRWGKQGELVYHGRADQQVKVRGYRIELAEIEKQITAIPSVNSALVRLQETQQGAQLVAYVIGEDLDLNALQTQAQQRLPDYMQPAHWFALAQFPLTINGKVDVKALPQPSRQASQTESHAMNTHEKQLAVIWQALLGVEASFHSQFFHAGGDSILAMRLTSQINQTFGLNLGVREIFEHSEFTALAQYIAEQHQANREAEAVALQALPFEQQVPVSAEQRSLWITDKLSEEKDKAAYNITTSVNLFGELDVVSLQQAFTLLLAWHRTFSYRFIELEGDVVALYSEENELNWQFVKLTDSLEQNTQEATELRQHFERTPFDLAQDVLLRVLLVEIADKHYQLTINMHHIVSDGWSMGNLVQQVGEFYLAQVEKREAVLPALQVQYSDYAKWQQLRLVSDEAREVAQYWRTQLADAPMQTLIPLHSPRPENSDTKGEVIDFTIVAEVRQAIEQLAQHQQCSVFSVLLASYAAWLYEITGQQDLVLGTDLSGREHADLEPLIGYFIRVLPLRIRLTGAMGFAELCAHVQHTLLDVQSNQLFTLDGVINEVGVQRTAGLSPLFQQLFVMQNTPKPDWPIEGLNMEGLSSTDTSSKFDSAIFIDAQKSAYQGRCYYKSGLYRRDKMQVALDRWLALLGQLVQQPALSLATFRPQISKQASQNKFKSTKFAKLKK